The proteins below come from a single Acidobacteriota bacterium genomic window:
- the pepF gene encoding oligoendopeptidase F, giving the protein MNTSDGFKPASRDRALIPERYTWDLSHIYPDWDAWSDGLERLQQLMDSYGELKGTLANGPKQILKASRLSDELGQLAYRVYQYPALMQSQDTRDNTVQARLEKVRLALAAFHQATAWYTPELLEIPEATVHEWLDQEPELAPYRFGIEESFRMQRHVLDEDGERLLAFASTFNGTPSQTYSMMADADVDFPTVTLSDGTEIVASHANYTQGLHTLREQADREKLFKAHFTVYDNFPNSYAAIYNGVLQKDWFVARSRRYKSAIEAKLDDDNIPLAVVENLIGKARSGGKALQRYHSLRKQILELDRYRYFDAYLPLVEVDWMLPYDDVGRRIVASVAIFGEEYQRTVERSFSERWIDVYENEGKRSGAFSAGVYGVHPYMLLNYADTLNDAFTVAHEMGHTMHTVLSHESQPFATSSYSIFVAEVASMTNESLFLDRLLDEETEPARRVTLLQHAIDDIAAGFYRQAMFADFELRAHRMVEGDGPITAEVLQEIYLEVLNDYFGDALDDQDWYRNTWARIPHFFGSPFYVFQYATSKAAAVMFHRHMTEGDGRTRSAVVEAYLELLRSGGNDHPIIQLQKAGVDFSTTEPTDALVAEMNGLVDRLQDELQELR; this is encoded by the coding sequence ATGAACACATCGGACGGCTTCAAGCCCGCGAGCCGAGATCGCGCCCTGATCCCCGAGCGGTACACATGGGACTTGAGCCACATTTACCCGGACTGGGACGCGTGGTCCGATGGGCTCGAGCGACTGCAGCAGCTGATGGACTCCTATGGAGAGCTCAAGGGCACCCTTGCGAATGGGCCGAAGCAGATTCTGAAAGCCAGCAGACTCTCCGACGAGCTCGGTCAGCTCGCGTATCGCGTCTACCAGTATCCAGCGCTGATGCAGAGTCAGGACACGCGCGACAACACCGTCCAGGCCAGGCTCGAGAAGGTCCGGCTGGCGCTCGCCGCCTTTCATCAGGCGACCGCCTGGTACACGCCGGAGCTGCTCGAGATCCCCGAAGCGACCGTGCATGAATGGCTCGACCAAGAGCCCGAGCTCGCCCCCTACCGTTTTGGCATCGAGGAGAGCTTCCGCATGCAGCGCCACGTTCTCGACGAGGATGGCGAGCGTCTGCTGGCCTTTGCCTCGACCTTCAACGGTACCCCCTCGCAGACCTACTCGATGATGGCCGACGCCGACGTCGACTTCCCCACCGTCACCCTGTCGGACGGCACCGAAATCGTTGCAAGCCACGCCAACTACACGCAGGGGCTTCACACCCTGCGCGAGCAGGCGGATCGCGAGAAGCTCTTCAAGGCGCACTTCACGGTCTATGACAACTTTCCGAACAGCTACGCCGCGATTTACAACGGGGTCCTGCAGAAGGACTGGTTCGTCGCGAGGTCGCGGCGCTACAAATCAGCGATCGAGGCAAAGCTCGACGACGACAATATCCCGCTCGCGGTTGTCGAGAATCTCATTGGCAAAGCGCGATCCGGCGGCAAGGCTCTCCAGCGCTACCACAGTCTGCGGAAGCAGATCCTCGAGCTCGACCGCTACCGCTACTTCGACGCCTACCTGCCACTGGTGGAGGTTGACTGGATGCTCCCGTACGATGATGTCGGACGCCGGATCGTCGCCTCGGTGGCCATCTTCGGCGAGGAGTACCAACGGACAGTCGAGCGATCGTTTTCCGAGCGCTGGATCGACGTCTATGAAAACGAGGGCAAACGATCAGGGGCATTCTCGGCCGGTGTGTACGGCGTCCACCCCTACATGCTGCTCAACTACGCCGACACTCTCAACGACGCCTTCACCGTCGCCCACGAAATGGGCCACACGATGCACACCGTGCTCTCCCACGAAAGCCAGCCCTTCGCCACCTCGTCCTATTCGATCTTTGTCGCCGAGGTGGCATCGATGACCAACGAATCACTCTTCCTCGACCGCCTGCTCGACGAGGAGACCGAACCGGCCCGCCGAGTGACCCTGCTCCAGCACGCAATCGACGACATTGCGGCCGGCTTCTACCGCCAGGCGATGTTCGCCGACTTCGAGCTGCGGGCACACCGGATGGTCGAAGGCGACGGACCGATCACGGCAGAGGTGTTGCAGGAAATCTACCTCGAGGTCCTCAATGATTATTTCGGTGACGCACTCGACGATCAGGATTGGTACCGGAACACGTGGGCACGGATCCCGCACTTCTTCGGCTCACCGTTCTACGTCTTCCAGTACGCCACCTCGAAAGCGGCAGCAGTGATGTTCCATCGACATATGACCGAAGGCGACGGGCGGACGCGGTCTGCCGTCGTTGAGGCCTATCTCGAGCTGCTGCGTTCGGGGGGAAACGACCACCCCATAATCCAGCTCCAGAAGGCTGGCGTCGATTTCTCAACCACTGAACCGACCGACGCCCTCGTCGCCGAGATGAATGGCCTCGTCGACCGCCTCCAAGACGAGCTTCAAGAACTGAGGTAG
- a CDS encoding carboxypeptidase regulatory-like domain-containing protein, translating into MSIRNSLLVLLFCLAAFAATAAGDGDRTPVHDPSVTVRIEIRDRSELARLTRMISIEDVRGNEVRAVATARQLEAVEAAGWSWQILPAPVKAQSPTMCGDGWAEDDNRSWNCYPSYQQYEALMLGYAAKYHNLCRLVELGPTANTTRPHRLLALVISDNPDHQEDEPEVLLTSSMHGDETSGFALMLRVIDHLIRDYGVDPDVSFLVDETEIWINPLANPDGTYFQGDDTVAGAIRFFTTDTGAASAVDANRNFPDFNDDNHPDGNPWWPETEAMMALAETRSFALSANFHDGAEVVNYPWDSVPRRHPDDLWFQALARDWADLAQSDSPGGYLVDFDNGITNGWDWYETHGSRQDFVTFFHGGREVTIELSKAKLLRSEMLDDMWQWNRRALLDFVAHAHRGIRGVVTDPSGKPLAATIKVLGLDREEDGSKARTDPAVGDFHRLLLPGLYDLRIEATGYRAREIRAVAVVDGEATEIEVVLNPVLVRRPTGRRTPAREGNAAHGLQR; encoded by the coding sequence GTGTCCATTCGTAACTCATTGCTCGTGCTCCTCTTCTGCTTGGCAGCATTTGCCGCCACCGCGGCGGGCGACGGTGATCGAACACCCGTTCACGACCCGTCAGTCACAGTTCGCATCGAGATCCGCGACCGCTCTGAGCTTGCCCGCCTGACCCGGATGATCAGCATCGAAGACGTGCGAGGCAACGAGGTCCGGGCTGTGGCAACTGCCCGTCAGCTTGAAGCCGTCGAAGCCGCGGGCTGGAGCTGGCAGATCTTGCCCGCACCAGTGAAGGCACAGAGTCCGACGATGTGCGGCGACGGTTGGGCGGAGGACGACAACCGATCGTGGAACTGTTACCCGTCCTACCAGCAGTACGAGGCCCTGATGCTGGGCTACGCTGCCAAATACCACAACCTATGCCGACTCGTCGAACTCGGCCCGACGGCGAACACCACCCGACCTCATCGGCTCCTGGCACTCGTCATTTCTGACAACCCCGACCACCAAGAGGACGAGCCGGAGGTGCTGCTCACCTCGTCCATGCACGGGGACGAAACGTCGGGTTTTGCGCTCATGCTTCGCGTCATCGATCATCTCATCCGGGACTACGGTGTTGACCCCGATGTCAGCTTTCTGGTCGACGAGACCGAAATCTGGATCAATCCTCTCGCCAATCCCGACGGCACCTACTTTCAGGGTGACGACACCGTGGCTGGCGCGATCCGATTCTTCACCACCGACACCGGAGCCGCATCGGCGGTCGATGCAAACCGAAACTTCCCCGATTTCAACGACGACAACCATCCGGACGGGAATCCCTGGTGGCCCGAAACCGAAGCGATGATGGCGCTCGCCGAAACCCGGAGCTTCGCCCTGTCGGCGAACTTCCACGACGGAGCAGAGGTCGTGAACTATCCCTGGGACTCCGTCCCGCGACGCCATCCGGATGACCTCTGGTTTCAGGCTCTTGCACGCGATTGGGCAGACTTGGCTCAAAGCGACAGCCCAGGAGGCTATCTCGTCGACTTCGACAATGGCATCACCAACGGCTGGGACTGGTACGAAACCCACGGCAGCCGTCAGGATTTCGTGACCTTTTTCCACGGCGGCCGCGAGGTCACGATCGAGCTCTCAAAGGCCAAGCTCCTGCGGTCGGAGATGCTGGACGACATGTGGCAGTGGAACCGGCGTGCGCTGCTCGATTTCGTTGCTCACGCCCACAGAGGGATCCGCGGTGTGGTGACCGATCCCAGCGGCAAGCCACTCGCAGCCACCATCAAGGTGCTGGGCCTCGACCGCGAAGAGGATGGCTCGAAAGCGCGAACCGATCCGGCAGTCGGCGATTTTCACCGGCTCCTGCTGCCGGGCCTCTACGACCTCAGAATCGAGGCCACCGGTTATCGTGCCCGGGAAATTCGAGCCGTTGCCGTGGTGGACGGCGAGGCGACCGAGATCGAGGTCGTTCTCAACCCGGTGTTGGTCCGCCGTCCGACCGGCCGCCGCACACCGGCCAGGGAGGGGAATGCGGCGCACGGCCTCCAGCGTTGA
- a CDS encoding pentapeptide repeat-containing protein — MANPEHLNQLRAGRWNDWRKANPTLAPDLIDAELTGMDLRGLDFTKAHLRGADFTGAQLDGADLSRAILEGARLTNSSLKEAKIESVQLDFLDLTDLDMSGSSLHRSTLRGANLTRTILRRADLSQTQMESALFDEADLSGAKLQGTSLRGGRFDGTVMRGIQGAAAILDGVELENLNMEGADFSEAQADNAQIKNCRLQRANFRGAALRNSNFHGSVLCEAIFDEAQCEGASLSHTDLEKVSFIRTNLSGADLRHSSIIGAILDGCNLVSAQLAELDFRSPSLGRVSFAHANLRKAVFSRCELRASDFREANLEQADLRHAVFEGANLSRANLVDASARHANFKQANLEDSVAQGADLSGTNMILVKASGAKMLGADFRFTDAVGIDLGQADIRYSDLRNADLTKANLTGTKLWGCKVRNTKLPSAVGHLKLLLKLSQVFQGVGKRAGKARELREKKRIRQVAELVREREAERKRRTR, encoded by the coding sequence ATGGCCAACCCCGAACATCTCAACCAGCTGCGCGCCGGCCGGTGGAACGACTGGCGCAAGGCAAACCCGACCCTGGCGCCCGACCTGATCGACGCCGAGCTCACCGGGATGGATCTTCGGGGGCTCGATTTCACCAAAGCGCACCTCCGTGGGGCTGACTTCACAGGAGCGCAGCTCGACGGAGCCGATCTTTCACGGGCCATTCTCGAGGGAGCCCGACTGACCAATTCATCGCTGAAAGAGGCGAAGATTGAAAGCGTCCAGCTTGATTTCCTCGACCTCACCGATCTCGACATGTCGGGGTCCTCCCTCCACAGATCCACCCTGCGCGGCGCCAATCTGACACGAACCATCCTTCGCCGTGCTGATCTTTCGCAAACACAGATGGAGAGCGCCCTCTTCGACGAGGCCGACCTGTCCGGGGCGAAGCTGCAGGGGACGTCGCTGCGCGGCGGCCGGTTCGACGGCACAGTGATGCGCGGCATTCAGGGGGCGGCGGCCATCCTCGACGGGGTCGAGCTCGAAAACCTGAACATGGAAGGCGCCGATTTTTCAGAAGCTCAGGCCGACAACGCCCAGATCAAGAACTGCCGTCTGCAGCGGGCAAACTTTCGTGGTGCGGCGCTGAGGAATTCGAATTTCCACGGCTCCGTGCTTTGTGAGGCAATATTCGACGAAGCCCAGTGCGAGGGGGCGAGCCTCAGTCACACCGACCTGGAAAAGGTGAGCTTTATCCGCACCAACCTGTCGGGCGCGGATCTGCGCCACTCCAGCATCATCGGGGCTATCCTCGATGGCTGCAATCTGGTCAGCGCCCAACTCGCGGAACTCGACTTCCGATCGCCCAGCCTGGGGCGCGTGTCGTTCGCCCACGCCAACCTGCGCAAGGCCGTCTTCTCGCGCTGTGAGCTGCGCGCTTCCGATTTTCGCGAGGCAAACCTGGAACAGGCGGACCTCCGGCACGCGGTCTTTGAAGGCGCCAATCTGAGCCGCGCCAACCTAGTCGATGCCAGCGCCCGTCACGCCAACTTCAAGCAGGCGAATCTCGAGGATTCGGTCGCCCAGGGAGCCGATCTCTCCGGGACCAATATGATTCTGGTCAAGGCATCCGGCGCCAAGATGCTGGGAGCGGATTTTCGATTCACCGACGCCGTAGGCATCGATCTCGGACAGGCCGACATTCGCTATTCAGATCTGCGAAACGCCGATCTCACGAAAGCGAATCTGACCGGCACAAAGCTCTGGGGCTGCAAGGTCCGTAACACCAAACTGCCGTCCGCGGTCGGGCACCTCAAGTTGTTGCTCAAGCTCAGCCAGGTCTTCCAGGGAGTCGGGAAGCGAGCCGGCAAGGCGCGTGAATTGCGCGAGAAGAAACGCATCCGCCAAGTTGCGGAGCTGGTGCGGGAACGAGAGGCCGAACGCAAACGGCGAACGCGGTGA
- a CDS encoding helix-turn-helix domain-containing protein yields the protein MTPDLRTLIEASSYSEALFDRIPDVVFFIKDREARYVMVNRTLVDRCGRRSKEDLLGKTTRSVFPPPLGDRFFEQDDRVLQSGIAISQNLEMHLYPTRLEGWCLTDKIPIPGSDGRVAGLAGISRDLQSPGRETDHLAEVAAALEHVRSGFGSALRVQDLAEVSGLSVYQLNRRLRAIFGITASQFITKQRIDVASEMLRRSLVPIADIAVTCGYFDQSAFSRVFRRTVGLTPSQYRTRHQFR from the coding sequence GTGACACCCGATCTCCGCACCCTCATCGAGGCCTCTTCTTACTCCGAGGCGCTCTTCGATCGGATTCCCGACGTGGTCTTCTTCATCAAGGACCGGGAGGCCCGTTACGTGATGGTCAATCGGACTCTGGTCGACCGTTGTGGCAGAAGGTCCAAGGAGGACCTTCTCGGCAAAACCACGCGGAGTGTGTTTCCCCCACCTCTCGGCGATCGTTTCTTCGAGCAGGATGACAGGGTCCTGCAATCCGGAATCGCGATATCACAGAACCTGGAGATGCACCTCTATCCGACCCGCCTCGAAGGCTGGTGTCTGACCGACAAGATCCCGATTCCCGGATCTGACGGACGGGTGGCCGGTCTCGCGGGAATCTCTCGAGACCTCCAATCTCCCGGTCGTGAGACCGACCACCTCGCCGAGGTGGCGGCGGCACTCGAGCACGTGCGATCCGGCTTCGGTTCGGCCCTTCGGGTGCAGGACCTGGCCGAGGTCTCGGGCCTCTCCGTTTATCAACTCAACCGCCGCCTGCGTGCGATTTTCGGGATCACGGCAAGCCAGTTCATCACCAAACAGCGGATTGACGTGGCGTCCGAAATGCTGAGGAGGAGCTTGGTCCCGATCGCGGATATTGCCGTTACCTGCGGATACTTCGACCAGAGCGCATTCTCGAGGGTGTTCCGAAGAACGGTAGGGCTGACACCGAGCCAATATCGAACTCGGCATCAATTTCGTTAG
- a CDS encoding glycyl-radical enzyme activating protein has protein sequence MAMIAFSAVVERGIGKIFNIQRCSVHDGPGIRTTVFLKGCPLACSWCHNPEGIDDASVLMISEERCIGCRACVEVCPIESGGAAPAGEAWESELCTRCGSCVGVCPAEAREIAGRGITVGELLNEIERDRPFYDASGGGVTFSGGEPLAQPEFLEECLRECGRRGFHTAVDTCGLAPQKTLLEVAQLAGLVLYDLKHMDPERHRAETGVENRLILDNLLAMSETDVEIWIRLPLIPGFNDDRANVARTGEFLEDLPRRHPVIVLPYHNTALGKRKRLQEPIGECSLRVPAEETLDAVVEALSQYRLDVTVGVRP, from the coding sequence ATGGCTATGATCGCATTCTCTGCAGTTGTCGAGCGTGGGATTGGAAAGATTTTCAATATCCAGCGCTGCTCGGTGCACGACGGTCCCGGTATCAGAACAACGGTCTTCCTCAAGGGCTGCCCGCTCGCCTGCTCGTGGTGTCACAACCCTGAAGGCATCGACGACGCCTCAGTCCTCATGATCAGCGAGGAACGGTGCATCGGCTGCCGGGCGTGTGTCGAGGTTTGCCCGATCGAATCTGGTGGAGCGGCGCCGGCCGGAGAGGCCTGGGAAAGCGAGCTCTGCACGCGGTGTGGATCGTGCGTCGGTGTCTGCCCTGCGGAAGCTCGCGAGATCGCCGGGCGCGGAATTACGGTTGGCGAACTCCTCAATGAGATCGAGCGTGATCGGCCGTTCTACGATGCGTCCGGAGGCGGCGTGACCTTTTCGGGCGGTGAACCGCTCGCCCAGCCCGAGTTCCTGGAAGAGTGCCTGCGCGAATGCGGCAGGCGAGGGTTCCATACGGCGGTGGACACCTGCGGATTGGCGCCGCAGAAGACCCTCCTCGAGGTGGCACAGCTTGCGGGTCTCGTGCTCTATGATCTCAAACACATGGACCCGGAACGTCACCGAGCCGAGACCGGTGTCGAGAATCGGTTGATTCTCGATAACCTCCTGGCGATGAGCGAAACTGATGTCGAGATCTGGATCCGTCTGCCCCTGATTCCCGGCTTCAACGACGACCGCGCGAATGTCGCCCGAACCGGGGAGTTCCTCGAGGATCTGCCTCGCAGACACCCGGTGATCGTTCTGCCCTACCACAACACAGCGCTCGGCAAACGGAAACGGTTGCAGGAGCCTATTGGGGAATGCTCTCTGCGGGTCCCTGCAGAAGAAACCCTCGACGCGGTTGTCGAAGCATTGTCGCAGTACCGCCTCGATGTGACCGTTGGAGTCAGGCCATGA
- a CDS encoding glycyl radical protein — translation MKDRVRTLRQRSLDTHPSVSIERAVLLTDFYRENIGRYPQVVLRARAFHHLCVNKTIYIGDDELIVGERGCAPKATPTYPEITCHSGEDLRILDSRSLTSYSVADEDIERYERDVIPFWRGRSLRDRIFNLLPDEWHEAFAAGVFTEFMEQRAPGHTVGDGKIFEKGMLDFKSEIARATAALDIASDPEALKKRDQLEAMDIVADAIILFAERHAEKAEAIASAEEDPQRCAELQRIAEICRRVPAHAPRDFWEALQAYWFVHLGVITELNGWDAYNPGHLDQHLEPFYSTGIDDGTLDRETAKELLECLWVKFNNHPAPPKVGVTAEESGTYTDFANINIGGVRPDGTDAVNDVSYLLLEVIDEMHLLQPSNNIQLSRKNPERFLEAGLEVIRKGYGFPSIFNSDAVVEEMVRQGKTAEDAREGGTSGCVETGAFGKEAFILTGYFNLPKMLELALHNGVDPRTGKRLGPETGDPRGFSSFDEVFDAWRTQVRHFIDVKYRGNLIFEQMFADWAQAPFLSVLTDDCISNGRDYNAGGARYNTSYIQGVGIGSLTDSFSVLQHHVFDSESLGMAEVLEAIDNDFEGREILRQRLLNKTPRYGNDDDRADEIMVRCFEAYHDVVEGRPNLRGGEYHINMLPTTCHVYFGAVMGAMPDGRRAGQPLSEGISPVQGADRKGPTAVFRSAAKMDHLETGGTLLNMKFSPRLLEGPSGIAMLAGLVRGYFGMDSHHVQFNIVTAETLREAQADPSSHRDLIVRVAGYSDYFCDVSRELQNEIIERTEHDGF, via the coding sequence ATGAAAGACCGTGTGCGGACACTCAGACAAAGAAGCCTGGACACGCACCCCTCGGTTTCGATTGAACGGGCAGTGCTACTGACGGATTTCTACCGCGAGAATATCGGCAGATATCCACAGGTCGTGTTGCGAGCCAGGGCCTTCCATCATCTGTGTGTCAACAAGACAATCTATATCGGCGATGACGAGCTGATCGTCGGTGAGCGGGGCTGCGCACCCAAGGCGACGCCGACCTATCCCGAGATTACCTGTCACAGCGGCGAGGATCTCCGAATCCTCGACAGCCGTTCTTTGACGAGCTACTCCGTAGCGGATGAGGACATCGAGCGCTACGAGCGTGATGTCATTCCCTTTTGGAGGGGGCGTTCCCTCCGGGACCGGATATTCAATCTGCTGCCGGACGAGTGGCACGAGGCTTTTGCGGCGGGGGTCTTCACGGAGTTCATGGAACAGCGTGCACCTGGCCATACGGTAGGCGACGGCAAGATCTTCGAGAAGGGCATGCTCGACTTCAAGTCGGAGATTGCACGTGCAACTGCTGCTCTCGACATCGCCTCCGATCCGGAGGCTCTCAAGAAGAGGGATCAGCTCGAGGCGATGGACATCGTCGCTGATGCGATCATCCTCTTCGCCGAGCGCCATGCCGAGAAGGCGGAGGCAATTGCCTCGGCCGAGGAGGATCCGCAGCGTTGCGCCGAACTTCAGCGGATCGCCGAGATCTGCCGGCGGGTGCCGGCGCACGCCCCGCGTGACTTCTGGGAAGCGCTCCAAGCCTACTGGTTCGTCCATCTCGGGGTGATCACCGAGCTCAACGGATGGGACGCGTACAACCCGGGGCACCTCGACCAGCATCTCGAACCGTTCTACTCGACGGGAATCGATGACGGCACCCTCGATCGCGAGACCGCAAAGGAACTGTTGGAATGCCTGTGGGTGAAGTTCAACAATCACCCGGCGCCACCCAAGGTCGGTGTCACCGCCGAGGAGAGCGGCACCTACACCGATTTTGCAAATATCAACATCGGCGGCGTTCGTCCGGACGGGACCGATGCGGTCAACGATGTTTCCTACCTGTTGTTGGAGGTCATCGACGAGATGCACCTCCTGCAGCCGTCCAATAACATCCAGCTCTCGCGGAAGAATCCGGAGCGTTTCCTCGAGGCTGGCCTCGAGGTGATTCGTAAGGGTTACGGGTTCCCGTCGATATTCAACTCCGATGCGGTGGTCGAGGAGATGGTGCGGCAGGGCAAGACGGCCGAGGATGCGAGGGAAGGCGGCACCTCCGGCTGCGTCGAAACGGGCGCGTTCGGCAAGGAGGCGTTCATCCTGACCGGCTATTTCAATCTGCCGAAGATGCTGGAGCTCGCGCTCCACAACGGAGTCGACCCGCGGACCGGGAAAAGACTCGGACCAGAGACCGGGGACCCGCGAGGTTTTTCATCGTTCGATGAAGTCTTTGACGCGTGGCGGACTCAGGTCAGGCATTTCATCGACGTCAAATATCGCGGCAACCTGATTTTCGAACAGATGTTTGCTGACTGGGCGCAGGCGCCGTTCTTGAGCGTGCTCACCGACGACTGCATCTCGAACGGGCGTGATTACAACGCCGGAGGCGCCCGCTACAACACGAGCTACATTCAGGGTGTCGGCATTGGCAGCCTGACTGACAGCTTCTCGGTCCTCCAGCACCACGTCTTCGATTCGGAGTCGTTGGGCATGGCCGAAGTCTTGGAGGCAATCGACAACGATTTCGAAGGTCGAGAGATCCTGCGACAACGTCTTCTCAACAAGACACCGCGCTACGGCAACGATGACGATCGCGCGGACGAGATCATGGTGCGGTGTTTCGAGGCCTATCACGATGTGGTCGAGGGACGGCCCAACCTGCGGGGCGGTGAGTACCACATCAACATGCTGCCGACGACCTGCCATGTCTACTTTGGCGCAGTCATGGGCGCCATGCCGGACGGACGCCGCGCCGGCCAGCCCCTGTCGGAGGGAATTTCACCGGTCCAGGGAGCGGACCGGAAGGGTCCGACCGCAGTCTTCAGGTCTGCGGCCAAGATGGACCACCTCGAGACGGGCGGCACCCTCCTCAACATGAAGTTCTCGCCGCGGCTCCTCGAGGGTCCGAGCGGCATTGCCATGCTCGCGGGTTTGGTGCGGGGATATTTCGGGATGGACAGCCACCACGTGCAGTTCAACATAGTCACTGCCGAGACCCTGCGTGAAGCCCAGGCCGATCCCTCGAGTCATCGCGATTTGATCGTCCGTGTCGCCGGCTACTCGGACTACTTCTGCGATGTCTCTCGCGAGCTCCAGAACGAGATCATCGAACGGACTGAACACGACGGATTTTGA